ATGGACGAAGCCACAGCACTCAAAGCATCAAAATTTCCATGAATGTCCGAAAGAACGGCGATCCTCAACTCATTTCAGCGACCCCTTGATACGCATGATGCTCACTACCGCCGAGCGAGCCAGCTCGTCAAGCTTAAGATTGATATATCGTATGGTTTCCTCCAAACTTGGTATCAGCACATATTCGAGCGCATTGACCCGGCGACGTGTCTTCTCGATCTCCACTGCCAGTAACTCAATGGTTTTTTCCACCTCGGCAAGCTTCACAAGAAGCGTCAAAACCTGGAAAAAGGAGCCAAACGCAGCATCGATTTCTGCGGGAGTGCTGACCAGTCCATAGTTGTAGGCGCTTCCTTCCACCTTGACTTCGAAGTGGGGAACCCTCACTCCAGTAATTCTTCTGGTACTCACTTCAAGCACCAACCGCTGTCGGGAGAAAACGGTAATCAGTGCTTTATCTTCTTCAGAAAGCATCAAAGAAGCCTTATTCTGCGCCTCAAAAGCTCGAACGACTTCTCTTTCAATCTGGCGGCGCAGATTGGCGTTCTCCCGGACTACTCGCACAAAATCCTGAATCAGCGCATCCAGCTTATCCTTGAGAAGCTTATGCCCCCGACGTGCCACGCTCAGGCGATTTTTGAGCTTCATCAACTCCATGCGGTTCGGATTCACATTCAGTCTCATTCCGAACCCCTTCCCGTTTTCTGATCATAGAATCGGGCCAGATATGCATCCCGAATACGCTTCAGTTCTTCTCTGGGCAACATT
The genomic region above belongs to Atribacterota bacterium and contains:
- a CDS encoding V-type ATP synthase subunit D, which gives rise to MRLNVNPNRMELMKLKNRLSVARRGHKLLKDKLDALIQDFVRVVRENANLRRQIEREVVRAFEAQNKASLMLSEEDKALITVFSRQRLVLEVSTRRITGVRVPHFEVKVEGSAYNYGLVSTPAEIDAAFGSFFQVLTLLVKLAEVEKTIELLAVEIEKTRRRVNALEYVLIPSLEETIRYINLKLDELARSAVVSIMRIKGSLK